The following are encoded in a window of Lentisphaera araneosa HTCC2155 genomic DNA:
- a CDS encoding amidophosphoribosyltransferase: MKPKDECGIAAVYALKGGLPDTETDLGSYIPLMLQDMQNRGELSAGITSYDPHRNYLLKTHKALGQVKEAFKINPSNEKTIEEATSGCAAIGHVRYATCGKDDVNYAQPFEREHGRLHKWFSFCFNGNIANHVELKNYLVENKLYHINLESDTEILMHYLAREIAQFEDGDVDYVQIFKRLAHSFDGAWCLSMIDAQGDLVVARDPLGFKPLSYAITDDKVLVASESVAIWNRGVGNIQTLEPGHLLRVTKDGVKVEKFAESTRKAHCFFEWIYFSNVASDIDGVNVYESRVRAGEMLAKKETLTIDDDTIVVSVPDTAKASGDAMGFELGAKVVEGLFRNRYVGRSFIKSGNSRNKVVQQKFTPLPSVLKGKKVILVEDSLVRGTTLKHIIKDMKERGQVAEVHLRIACPPILSPCFYGIDMSTLKELFARQYTDVDATESDLPEEVRTKMANDLGADSLTYLSHTDMAEVIDLPYEDLCIACVNSDYPTAQGKKLIVKARENALKGVEGRSY, from the coding sequence ATGAAGCCCAAAGACGAATGCGGTATTGCCGCAGTATATGCCCTCAAAGGGGGATTGCCCGATACTGAAACAGATCTAGGTTCTTACATCCCTCTCATGCTGCAAGATATGCAGAACCGTGGTGAGCTCTCCGCTGGCATAACAAGTTACGATCCGCACCGTAACTATTTACTTAAGACTCATAAAGCTTTGGGCCAAGTTAAAGAAGCTTTTAAAATCAACCCGAGTAATGAAAAAACAATTGAAGAAGCAACCTCCGGTTGTGCTGCTATTGGCCACGTTAGGTATGCTACTTGTGGTAAAGATGATGTGAACTACGCACAACCATTTGAACGTGAACACGGCCGTTTACACAAATGGTTTTCTTTTTGCTTCAATGGTAATATTGCCAACCACGTTGAACTCAAGAACTATCTTGTAGAAAACAAGCTTTATCATATCAACCTTGAATCTGACACAGAAATCTTGATGCATTACCTCGCTCGTGAAATTGCCCAGTTCGAAGATGGCGATGTGGATTATGTTCAAATCTTTAAACGTCTAGCTCACAGCTTTGATGGTGCTTGGTGTTTGTCAATGATTGATGCCCAAGGCGATTTAGTTGTAGCTCGTGACCCACTTGGTTTTAAACCTTTAAGTTATGCTATTACGGATGATAAAGTTCTCGTTGCGTCTGAATCAGTGGCTATCTGGAACCGTGGTGTTGGTAATATTCAAACTCTCGAACCGGGACACTTGCTACGCGTTACTAAAGATGGTGTAAAAGTCGAAAAATTTGCAGAATCAACACGTAAAGCGCATTGTTTCTTTGAGTGGATCTATTTCTCCAATGTTGCTTCTGATATCGATGGTGTTAATGTTTATGAATCGCGTGTTCGTGCTGGTGAAATGCTTGCAAAAAAAGAAACTCTCACAATTGATGATGATACAATTGTTGTTTCTGTACCTGATACCGCGAAAGCCTCTGGAGACGCCATGGGTTTTGAACTTGGCGCTAAAGTTGTCGAGGGCCTTTTCCGTAACCGTTATGTAGGCCGTTCATTTATCAAATCGGGCAATAGCCGTAACAAAGTAGTCCAGCAAAAATTTACTCCTTTACCTTCAGTACTCAAAGGAAAAAAAGTAATCTTAGTTGAAGACTCACTTGTTCGTGGTACAACACTCAAACACATTATTAAAGATATGAAGGAGCGTGGACAAGTCGCTGAAGTTCATTTGCGCATTGCATGTCCGCCAATTCTCTCTCCTTGCTTCTATGGTATCGATATGTCGACTCTTAAAGAACTCTTTGCACGTCAATACACCGATGTTGATGCAACTGAATCAGACCTCCCTGAAGAAGTTCGTACAAAAATGGCCAATGACTTAGGTGCTGATTCATTAACTTACCTGTCTCATACAGATATGGCAGAAGTCATTGACCTTCCTTATGAAGATTTATGTATCGCTTGTGTTAACAGTGATTACCCAACGGCTCAAGGTAAAAAACTTATTGTTAAAGCTCGCGAAAATGCCTTAAAAGGCGTCGAAGGAAGATCTTACTAA
- a CDS encoding NRAMP family divalent metal transporter gives MLTKFNQIIKNLGPGLMYAGAAVGVSHLVSSTKAGAVYGFLLLLFIPLIHVIKYPFYKFGPQYTAITGKNILHGYHALGKWALFTYMGMTLVTMCLIQSAVTIVTASIALKIFGSSLPANYAAIIVLLLAAGVLFFGKYSLLDKVMKVVILTLTVTTIFALLSVLFKAPGGFHEAEAPIFSFGNVKDALFLAAFLGWMPAPMDITVWHSVWSEEANRSSGKQANVKQAMFDFKIGYIGTACLAMCFLALGALVMYGSGEAPSPKGTVFAGQLIELYTDSLGKWAYPVIGVAALATMISTTLTCLDAYPRTLDESVLILKDEKEGNERKSDSKNIYRGFLMLTIIGTIMIFLFFMKSMGQLITIATVVAFVSAPVLALINYLVMNGKTIDQEHKPTPLMKTWSLLSISCLFIFSAWYVWISFIK, from the coding sequence ATGCTCACTAAATTCAATCAAATTATCAAAAATCTCGGCCCTGGTCTCATGTACGCTGGCGCAGCCGTTGGTGTGTCTCACCTCGTATCCTCAACTAAAGCTGGAGCTGTTTATGGCTTCCTTCTATTATTATTCATCCCTCTTATTCACGTGATTAAATATCCCTTTTATAAGTTTGGTCCTCAGTACACTGCCATCACTGGAAAGAATATCCTTCATGGTTATCACGCATTAGGGAAATGGGCCCTCTTTACTTATATGGGTATGACCCTCGTCACCATGTGTCTGATTCAATCAGCCGTAACGATTGTTACAGCCTCTATTGCCTTGAAAATATTTGGTTCAAGTCTTCCCGCTAATTATGCGGCTATCATTGTACTTTTACTTGCCGCAGGAGTCTTGTTCTTTGGTAAATACAGTCTTTTGGATAAAGTGATGAAAGTGGTGATTTTGACTTTGACTGTGACCACAATTTTTGCTCTACTTTCAGTTTTATTTAAAGCTCCAGGTGGTTTCCATGAAGCCGAAGCCCCCATTTTTAGTTTTGGCAATGTTAAAGACGCCCTCTTTTTAGCCGCCTTTCTCGGGTGGATGCCCGCCCCAATGGATATCACCGTATGGCACTCTGTGTGGTCTGAAGAAGCCAATCGCAGCTCTGGTAAGCAAGCCAATGTCAAGCAAGCGATGTTTGATTTTAAAATTGGTTATATTGGTACCGCTTGTTTAGCCATGTGCTTTTTAGCACTGGGTGCCTTAGTTATGTATGGTAGCGGTGAAGCTCCTTCGCCTAAGGGAACAGTCTTTGCTGGTCAACTGATTGAACTTTATACAGATTCACTTGGTAAATGGGCTTACCCCGTCATTGGTGTTGCGGCTCTAGCGACAATGATTAGTACCACGCTCACTTGTTTAGATGCCTACCCCAGAACGCTTGACGAATCAGTTTTAATCCTTAAAGATGAAAAAGAAGGGAATGAACGGAAATCAGATTCAAAAAATATCTACCGAGGATTTTTGATGCTTACTATCATTGGTACCATCATGATTTTCCTCTTCTTTATGAAGAGTATGGGACAGCTCATTACTATTGCTACAGTTGTGGCTTTTGTATCGGCACCTGTTTTAGCCCTGATAAATTACTTAGTGATGAATGGTAAGACAATTGACCAAGAACATAAACCCACTCCTCTCATGAAGACTTGGAGCCTTTTAAGTATTAGTTGCCTATTTATTTTTAGTGCCTGGTATGTGTGGATCAGCTTTATTAAATAA
- a CDS encoding arginase family protein, giving the protein MEKALQIFKHLVRAPGDQDPLMLKSWMPKLKVTWDEHLEQLSAHDICMFGYPSDAGSSTARGASEGPDAIRKSLFSAPAFDLGNLNIIPQFLSDKLLKDEQIKLSQSALYSELDEELRAQMPVSPIEMCSELIKQVLIIKPEMKFVMIGGDQSASWALAKTLVQIKNDEKIGLIHFDAHSDLDPHFCGIEITNSSWLYNLMRDFIAPEHVIQLGIRDDKELTYGQKVLSGRETLQTSPKAYAQDCCEYLLSLGITKVYFSNDISASDSSLAPACGHTIPNGLYPHHINTLIEELPKRGISLIASDLMEVAPRIGTGPGSMSTCRNAAQYIRKQVEAMKAL; this is encoded by the coding sequence ATGGAAAAAGCCTTACAAATCTTTAAGCATTTAGTTCGTGCCCCTGGGGATCAAGATCCCCTCATGCTAAAGTCATGGATGCCTAAATTAAAGGTGACTTGGGATGAACACCTTGAGCAATTATCTGCGCACGATATCTGCATGTTTGGTTATCCTTCTGATGCGGGATCTTCAACGGCACGAGGTGCTTCAGAGGGACCCGATGCGATTAGAAAATCTCTTTTCTCGGCACCTGCTTTTGATCTAGGTAACCTCAATATTATTCCACAGTTTCTTTCTGATAAATTACTTAAAGATGAACAGATAAAACTTTCACAAAGCGCTCTTTATTCGGAACTTGATGAAGAACTACGTGCTCAAATGCCCGTATCTCCCATTGAGATGTGCTCGGAACTCATCAAGCAAGTTTTGATTATCAAACCAGAAATGAAGTTTGTGATGATTGGTGGAGATCAGAGTGCTTCTTGGGCTTTGGCAAAAACTTTGGTCCAAATAAAAAATGATGAGAAAATTGGCCTCATTCACTTCGATGCTCATAGTGATTTAGACCCCCACTTTTGTGGCATAGAAATAACCAATAGCTCATGGTTATATAATTTAATGAGAGACTTTATTGCTCCTGAACATGTCATCCAATTAGGTATTCGTGATGATAAGGAACTTACTTATGGCCAAAAAGTCTTGAGTGGTCGAGAGACCTTACAAACTTCACCTAAGGCGTATGCACAAGATTGCTGTGAATATTTACTTTCACTAGGGATTACAAAAGTTTATTTCTCAAATGATATTTCTGCGAGTGACAGCTCTTTGGCTCCTGCTTGTGGTCACACGATACCCAACGGGCTTTATCCCCACCATATCAACACGCTCATTGAAGAACTTCCCAAGCGAGGCATTAGTTTGATTGCTTCCGACCTCATGGAAGTTGCCCCACGAATTGGAACGGGCCCTGGAAGCATGTCGACTTGTCGTAATGCCGCTCAATACATCCGCAAACAAGTGGAAGCCATGAAAGCTTTGTAA
- the gcvT gene encoding glycine cleavage system aminomethyltransferase GcvT: MSEAIKTALYDNHKKHGGRIVDFAGWALPVQYDSIIKEHQAVRENSGVFDCSHMGQFFVSGPDASRFVNYMISNNLDKIEGGRGLYTGLLYENGTFVDDIIVYKKAEDNIFMVVNAANVDKDFAWLSEKLKESNFDAQIVNRSDEYSLLAVQGPQAPEKLNQLFPGLYDQLKTFGHCDIGFAGESGLMCRTGYTGEVGVELIVKNAVAGELFDSLIEIGVKACGLGSRDSLRLEKGFSLYGHEINDQTNALEAGLGWVCDLNKVNFIGKEALEKIKAEGTSRKLIGFKANVRPIPRDGDTLLDSEGNEIGFVTSGTMSKALDCGIGLAYISKAYSGDTVQVQTRRKLMEVEICGRTFV; this comes from the coding sequence ATGTCAGAAGCAATAAAAACCGCTCTTTACGACAATCACAAAAAACATGGTGGTCGCATTGTTGACTTTGCGGGCTGGGCACTTCCTGTGCAATACGATTCAATTATTAAAGAACACCAAGCCGTTAGAGAGAATTCTGGCGTTTTTGATTGCTCTCACATGGGGCAGTTTTTTGTCTCTGGTCCTGATGCGAGTCGATTTGTCAATTATATGATTTCTAATAACCTCGATAAAATTGAAGGAGGGCGTGGACTTTATACGGGTCTGCTCTACGAAAATGGCACCTTTGTAGATGATATCATCGTCTATAAAAAAGCTGAAGACAATATCTTTATGGTGGTGAATGCTGCAAATGTCGACAAAGACTTTGCGTGGCTCAGTGAAAAACTCAAAGAAAGCAATTTTGATGCACAAATCGTCAATCGCTCTGATGAGTACTCGCTACTCGCTGTCCAAGGACCACAAGCCCCCGAAAAACTCAATCAATTATTCCCAGGTCTATACGACCAACTCAAGACTTTTGGTCATTGTGACATAGGATTTGCGGGCGAAAGCGGCTTGATGTGCCGTACGGGTTACACTGGTGAAGTTGGCGTTGAGCTGATTGTGAAAAATGCTGTTGCAGGTGAATTATTTGATTCTTTAATTGAGATCGGTGTCAAAGCCTGTGGCTTAGGTTCACGTGATTCACTCCGTTTGGAAAAGGGCTTTTCACTTTATGGTCATGAAATTAATGATCAAACCAACGCTCTCGAAGCCGGCTTAGGCTGGGTCTGCGACCTCAATAAAGTAAACTTCATTGGCAAGGAAGCTTTAGAGAAAATTAAAGCCGAGGGAACAAGTCGCAAGTTGATTGGTTTCAAAGCTAATGTGCGCCCTATTCCGAGAGATGGTGATACACTGCTTGATTCAGAAGGTAATGAGATCGGTTTTGTCACATCAGGCACCATGAGTAAAGCATTGGATTGCGGTATCGGTTTGGCCTATATTTCGAAAGCTTACTCAGGCGATACTGTGCAAGTTCAAACTCGTCGTAAATTAATGGAAGTAGAAATCTGCGGACGTACTTTCGTTTAA
- a CDS encoding phosphoadenosine phosphosulfate reductase family protein, with protein sequence MSIDIKKLNEEMRHAHPSEIIKKAIEIGGDRPMVSTNFRPLEAVVLDMATKVKNDVTVVWVDSGYMMPHTYAFAEKTIEQLKLNIDVYVPKMTAARFGGDAAIPQPEQEEELATFAEIFKLEPFRRALAEVNPSVWFTSLRQEQNQNRSTMDIFDMDANGMLKCNPVFYWTEADMEAYVQENQLPDEKRYFDPTKPSLSHECGLHKSGFLK encoded by the coding sequence ATGAGTATTGATATAAAAAAACTTAATGAAGAAATGCGTCATGCACACCCTTCAGAAATCATAAAAAAAGCTATTGAAATCGGCGGTGATCGTCCCATGGTTTCAACGAACTTTCGCCCCTTAGAAGCGGTTGTTTTAGATATGGCTACAAAAGTCAAAAATGATGTGACAGTCGTTTGGGTTGATAGTGGTTACATGATGCCACACACCTATGCTTTTGCAGAAAAAACAATTGAGCAATTAAAACTCAATATCGATGTTTATGTTCCAAAAATGACGGCAGCACGCTTTGGTGGTGATGCGGCGATTCCTCAGCCCGAGCAAGAAGAAGAACTTGCGACTTTCGCAGAAATCTTTAAACTCGAGCCTTTCCGTCGTGCCTTAGCCGAAGTTAATCCAAGTGTGTGGTTCACAAGTTTGCGTCAAGAGCAAAACCAGAATCGTTCAACCATGGATATATTTGATATGGATGCAAATGGTATGCTTAAATGCAATCCCGTTTTTTATTGGACTGAAGCAGATATGGAAGCTTATGTTCAAGAGAATCAACTTCCCGATGAAAAGCGTTACTTTGATCCCACTAAGCCCTCACTCAGTCATGAATGTGGATTACATAAGAGTGGCTTTTTGAAGTAA
- the folP gene encoding dihydropteroate synthase translates to MNRKTYTWQCRDKTLLLGERTLIMGILNATPDSFSDGGQYYSLDKALEHSLEMIDDGADIIDIGGESTRPGAIKVSLEDELNRTIPLIKELRKRSDVAISIDTTKASVAREALLAGANIINDVSGFQLDPNMAQMAQELEAGCAIMHMRGTPDNMQKKCDYSDLVEEVKAELQASVDSLLSMGLKQNQLVIDPGIGFSKTAEQNISLMKNLYQFSSMDYPILLGTSRKSFIGHILDESDAKERVWGTAASLCVGIQQGAHIMRVHDVKEMAQVCKVYDICS, encoded by the coding sequence ATGAATAGAAAAACTTATACTTGGCAATGCCGCGACAAAACGCTCCTACTTGGCGAGCGTACTTTAATCATGGGAATCCTCAACGCCACACCTGATTCTTTCTCTGATGGTGGACAATATTATTCCTTAGATAAAGCCCTTGAACACTCATTAGAGATGATCGATGATGGCGCTGACATTATCGATATTGGAGGCGAATCAACCCGTCCAGGCGCTATAAAAGTGAGCTTAGAAGATGAACTCAATCGAACGATTCCCCTTATTAAGGAACTGCGCAAAAGAAGTGATGTGGCAATAAGTATTGATACTACGAAGGCAAGTGTTGCACGTGAAGCTCTTTTAGCTGGTGCAAATATCATTAATGATGTGAGTGGTTTTCAATTGGACCCCAACATGGCGCAAATGGCTCAAGAACTTGAAGCTGGCTGTGCCATCATGCACATGCGTGGAACTCCCGATAACATGCAAAAAAAATGCGATTACAGCGATTTAGTTGAAGAAGTTAAGGCTGAGTTACAGGCAAGCGTCGATTCATTGTTATCAATGGGGCTTAAGCAAAATCAATTAGTGATTGATCCCGGTATCGGATTTAGCAAAACGGCTGAGCAGAACATTAGCCTCATGAAAAACCTCTATCAATTCTCTTCTATGGACTACCCTATCCTCCTTGGGACATCAAGAAAATCCTTTATTGGTCACATATTGGATGAAAGTGATGCTAAAGAAAGGGTTTGGGGTACAGCGGCGAGTCTTTGTGTGGGTATTCAGCAAGGAGCCCACATCATGCGCGTTCACGATGTAAAAGAGATGGCTCAAGTATGTAAGGTCTATGATATCTGCAGTTGA
- a CDS encoding glucose-6-phosphate isomerase, with product MKNSKSYALLQELSANSYDLTQDKALKGRFESMKSSALGIDYVYACQRLNEEVVDALQGLADETDAVTQFSRMMGGENMNKIDGFECEDRQVLHTAMRDVFDDLPEGFLSDQEAVNGAKAEIAKLKTFCDEIENGTILNAKGEKFNEMILVGIGGSDLGPRAVYLALKAYAVEGRKVHFISNVDPDDAAAVLIDADLERSLVCVISKSGSTLETLTNETLVASNFEAAGLNPKDHFVCVTGKGSPMDNPDKYLRSFYMFDYVGGRYSVTSMVGAVMLSFGLGYDNFINFLRGARKIDLNSQNRDVRKNLPLLMALIGIWNRNFLDHETLAVLPYSQALSRFAAHLQQCDMESNGKRVNRQGETVDFATGPIVWGEPGTNGQHAFYQLIHQSETVVPCDFIGFAKSQYQKDLDVKGTSSQQKLLANLIAQSIGLATGKTSDNPNKVFPGNRPNSMLFAEQLTPEIMGALLALYENKIAFQGFVWNINSFDQEGVQLGKVLANEIIDIFTGQDVEAENAKEYLKTLGL from the coding sequence ATGAAAAACAGCAAATCTTACGCATTGTTGCAAGAATTATCAGCAAACTCCTATGATTTGACACAGGACAAAGCACTCAAAGGTCGTTTCGAATCGATGAAATCAAGTGCCCTTGGTATTGATTATGTTTACGCATGTCAAAGACTGAATGAAGAAGTCGTCGATGCGCTTCAAGGTTTAGCAGATGAAACTGATGCTGTAACACAATTCTCACGCATGATGGGTGGCGAGAATATGAATAAGATTGATGGTTTTGAATGTGAAGATCGCCAAGTACTTCACACAGCAATGCGCGATGTTTTCGATGATCTCCCAGAAGGTTTCCTCTCTGACCAAGAAGCTGTGAATGGTGCTAAAGCTGAGATAGCTAAGCTCAAAACTTTTTGCGATGAAATTGAAAACGGAACAATCCTCAATGCCAAAGGCGAAAAATTTAACGAGATGATTCTCGTGGGTATTGGCGGATCTGATTTAGGTCCTCGCGCAGTTTATCTCGCTTTAAAAGCCTACGCAGTTGAGGGTCGCAAAGTTCACTTCATTTCTAACGTTGACCCCGATGATGCTGCGGCAGTGCTCATTGATGCCGATCTCGAGCGTAGCCTTGTTTGCGTTATTTCTAAATCTGGATCTACTCTCGAGACTTTAACCAACGAGACACTCGTAGCGTCGAACTTCGAAGCGGCTGGCCTCAATCCAAAAGATCACTTTGTTTGCGTAACTGGCAAAGGTAGCCCCATGGATAATCCCGACAAATACCTTCGTTCATTCTATATGTTCGATTATGTTGGTGGTCGCTACAGCGTTACTTCAATGGTGGGTGCAGTTATGCTCTCATTCGGTCTCGGTTATGATAACTTCATAAACTTCCTCCGCGGAGCTCGCAAAATCGATCTCAACTCACAAAATCGCGACGTTCGCAAAAATCTTCCACTGCTCATGGCACTAATTGGGATTTGGAACAGAAACTTCCTTGACCACGAAACACTTGCGGTCCTTCCTTACTCACAAGCACTCAGTCGTTTTGCGGCTCACCTTCAGCAGTGTGACATGGAAAGTAATGGTAAGCGCGTCAATCGTCAGGGCGAAACAGTTGATTTTGCAACAGGCCCAATCGTTTGGGGTGAGCCAGGTACTAATGGTCAGCACGCTTTCTATCAGCTCATTCACCAGAGCGAAACAGTGGTTCCTTGCGACTTCATTGGTTTTGCTAAGTCTCAGTACCAAAAAGATCTCGATGTGAAAGGGACTTCCTCACAGCAAAAACTTCTAGCAAACCTTATTGCTCAGTCAATTGGTTTAGCTACGGGCAAGACTTCTGATAACCCCAACAAAGTTTTCCCTGGTAATCGTCCGAACTCGATGCTTTTCGCTGAGCAATTAACGCCAGAAATCATGGGGGCTTTACTTGCTCTCTATGAAAACAAGATTGCCTTCCAAGGTTTCGTTTGGAATATCAACTCTTTTGACCAAGAAGGTGTTCAACTCGGTAAAGTTCTTGCGAATGAAATTATCGACATCTTCACTGGCCAAGACGTCGAAGCTGAAAACGCTAAGGAGTACTTAAAGACTTTAGGTCTCTAA
- a CDS encoding glycoside hydrolase family 9 protein: MSLSKKLNSFLLGLTCTTSYAFAENAKLSEKIRVNQVGYFSGEEKTAAVQAPLSVFKTSERWGPGASFELIKLEQGKEKSVFSGKLMQANYYPFSKEAVRLADFSEVKEQGTYFLKIGNEKSYPFEISQAPYKNLSKSALKMLYYFRCSGEISKENGGKWHRPAGKPDTEVFVHEGAAWSGQKAGTKMSAPGGWFDAGDYNKYSVNSGITTFGLLSLYEALPKVFPDGSMNLPESGNGVPDILDEAWWNVKWFEQMQDPIDGGVYHKLSTMQFAPIDKLPHQHNDKRWMMGKTTSATLNYSATMAVASRIFAKYPKQFPGFAERAIEKSKKAYAWAQKNPWARFEQAKDCQTGKYEDENYSMTDEFTWAATEIFITTGDKSYLKKAGVPQLDLHSPVWTHVHALPYVSLINNSSKVKAHIDMKVVEQRMTEFVDYLIFDAMQATGIAYRMGNKRYEWGSNGFVANQAMLSLMCHKLTGKKKYLNLAISHMDYLLGKNPLNHCFVTSYGSKSSMNVHNRLCMSDGVKEPIPGILVGGPNPWEIIWDLGPEAYSSVLPALSHIDDKQSFSTNESAINWNAPLVFVSGYLDFVLSQDSK, encoded by the coding sequence ATGAGCTTATCAAAAAAACTCAATTCATTTTTACTCGGTTTAACCTGCACGACTTCTTATGCATTTGCGGAAAACGCAAAACTCAGTGAGAAAATTCGCGTCAATCAAGTGGGCTACTTCAGTGGCGAAGAAAAAACAGCTGCAGTACAAGCTCCACTTAGCGTATTTAAAACTTCCGAACGTTGGGGGCCAGGTGCCAGTTTTGAACTCATCAAACTCGAACAAGGTAAAGAAAAGTCAGTTTTCAGTGGAAAACTGATGCAGGCTAATTATTACCCCTTTTCAAAAGAAGCGGTTCGCCTCGCTGACTTTAGTGAAGTAAAAGAGCAGGGCACTTATTTCCTCAAAATTGGCAATGAAAAATCCTACCCCTTTGAAATTTCTCAGGCACCTTATAAAAATTTGAGCAAGTCCGCATTAAAAATGCTTTATTACTTCCGTTGTTCTGGTGAGATTTCCAAAGAAAATGGTGGCAAATGGCACCGCCCAGCTGGCAAGCCCGACACAGAGGTTTTCGTTCATGAAGGCGCGGCTTGGAGTGGTCAAAAGGCAGGGACAAAAATGTCAGCACCTGGTGGCTGGTTTGATGCAGGTGATTACAATAAGTATTCCGTAAACTCGGGCATCACCACTTTTGGTTTACTCTCACTCTACGAAGCTCTTCCTAAAGTTTTTCCTGATGGCTCAATGAATCTGCCAGAGAGTGGCAATGGCGTTCCAGACATCCTCGATGAGGCTTGGTGGAATGTGAAATGGTTTGAACAAATGCAAGACCCCATTGACGGTGGTGTTTACCACAAACTCAGCACCATGCAATTTGCACCGATTGACAAACTTCCTCACCAGCATAATGACAAGCGTTGGATGATGGGTAAAACGACTTCGGCCACACTAAATTATTCAGCCACTATGGCTGTCGCATCACGCATCTTTGCCAAATACCCTAAGCAATTCCCCGGTTTTGCGGAACGCGCAATCGAAAAATCTAAAAAAGCTTATGCTTGGGCACAGAAAAACCCTTGGGCACGCTTCGAACAAGCTAAAGACTGTCAAACGGGTAAGTACGAAGACGAAAACTATTCCATGACCGATGAGTTTACTTGGGCAGCTACAGAGATTTTTATCACCACGGGAGATAAAAGCTATCTAAAAAAAGCGGGAGTGCCCCAACTCGATCTCCATTCACCCGTTTGGACTCACGTTCACGCATTGCCTTATGTTTCCCTCATAAATAATAGTAGCAAAGTTAAAGCACATATTGATATGAAAGTCGTGGAACAACGCATGACTGAATTTGTTGACTACCTCATCTTTGACGCCATGCAGGCAACGGGCATCGCTTATCGTATGGGCAATAAACGCTATGAATGGGGCAGTAATGGCTTCGTCGCCAACCAAGCGATGCTCTCGCTAATGTGTCACAAACTCACGGGTAAAAAGAAATACCTGAACTTGGCGATCTCTCACATGGATTATTTGTTAGGAAAAAATCCTCTCAACCATTGCTTTGTAACTTCCTATGGTTCAAAATCAAGTATGAATGTTCATAACCGCCTTTGTATGTCTGATGGAGTTAAGGAGCCAATCCCAGGTATTCTCGTTGGAGGACCTAATCCTTGGGAAATTATTTGGGATCTCGGACCCGAGGCTTACTCATCAGTTTTACCCGCACTTTCTCATATCGATGATAAACAATCTTTTTCAACTAATGAATCCGCCATCAACTGGAATGCACCACTCGTTTTTGTCAGTGGGTATTTGGATTTCGTTTTAAGTCAAGACTCTAAGTAA